The Micromonospora sp. NBC_01740 genome includes a window with the following:
- a CDS encoding helix-turn-helix domain-containing protein translates to MSLPEVKLSDPKALRGYAHPLRMALIGLLRQQGPMTATQAAERLGESVPNCSFHLRQLAKYGLAERAPGADARERPWRATALNTSWDDVSDDPQTRAAVDELSAVQLALYVRKAEEFLARRAEESTAWRAVTGFADRPVYVTVDEMAALRARIDALVTEYDDRIADPAKRPAGSRKVSLIRLALLADPPPTDALADATGPTTTAATNDSPTTANTNTAVAGASPTTDHANAATTGAGGGDGDGGGDGELPVSGPVARDLGEQESDR, encoded by the coding sequence ATGTCGTTGCCCGAGGTGAAACTCTCCGACCCCAAGGCCCTGCGCGGGTACGCACACCCGCTGCGGATGGCGCTGATCGGTCTGCTGCGCCAGCAGGGCCCGATGACCGCGACCCAGGCTGCCGAGCGGCTCGGCGAGAGCGTCCCGAACTGCTCGTTCCACCTCCGGCAGCTCGCCAAGTACGGGCTCGCCGAGCGGGCACCCGGCGCCGACGCCCGCGAGCGGCCCTGGCGGGCCACCGCCCTCAACACCTCCTGGGACGACGTCTCGGACGACCCGCAGACCCGCGCGGCCGTCGACGAACTGAGCGCCGTCCAGCTCGCCCTCTACGTCCGCAAGGCCGAGGAGTTCCTGGCCCGACGCGCCGAGGAGTCGACGGCCTGGCGGGCGGTCACCGGCTTCGCCGACCGGCCGGTCTACGTCACCGTCGACGAGATGGCCGCGCTCAGGGCACGGATCGACGCCCTGGTCACCGAGTACGACGACCGGATCGCCGACCCGGCGAAGCGTCCGGCCGGCAGCCGGAAGGTCAGCCTCATCCGCCTGGCCCTCCTCGCCGACCCGCCACCCACCGATGCCCTCGCCGACGCCACCGGCCCTACCACCACCGCTGCCACCAATGACAGCCCGACCACCGCCAACACCAACACGGCCGTCGCCGGAGCCAGCCCGACCACCGACCACGCCAACGCGGCCACCACCGGCGCCGGCGGCGGGGACGGTGACGGTGGCGGTGACGGGGAGCTTCCGGTCAGCGGACCGGTTGCCCGCGACCTCGGTGAGCAGGAGAGCGACCGATGA